A single Rhopalosiphum padi isolate XX-2018 chromosome 4, ASM2088224v1, whole genome shotgun sequence DNA region contains:
- the LOC132928740 gene encoding uncharacterized protein LOC132928740, which produces MHKCIVCGNISHNTRYTRPEVIYHTFPKNEYKRRRWLKVFGFEQCNDWHRVCSDHFLEEDYRPGAKRFLLPNTIPQPFDQNYNDDNFSNNTLNDDGQISSNECLPMNQNLVIDEQIEEIVINNFESPRRSSRKIKLTTTNEDMSYENMPRLQTERFERKVPTYITNDIANENNQSVQVPVYQDHSLGSGIRCSIKNCRNRSSKNLSFFGYPSDVNMRKLWFEKCGLKGLDPTKKVKSTLKVCGQHFKNDCFVNSEKQNRLRYDAVPTLFLDNDTSLIDEKNIPSTSSSSNNGFIFMDKPPFLSSNYSENEETNQLPNEYVTYEVGCSITNTNKLVCCVPGCMANANTNNSENPDVQYFSPNQGSLDDWSSILGLKLVGNSPICANHFRPEDIISTELNINGIRKLVNVLLGDAMPLPMHFNSMQSTTTTKQLEINDLPLKTYEGRKKRPRANNNKKHLSTKKIRKNLINKSNTTTEAMYISGNEDNVYTSATNGTHNYVSTCDLNPTLESNTVKTNNLPKNIDNVSTSNTFKSSFIEVLPKILANSSLSFRLQSNDEQYTNKEISAIDNSKEVVKSYKPILKKILTENMSNVYSMYPTTSDNSSIINSSSGKTCPINVSDTSLTISEKPVKPVVDFSMVKMEPNDNMSDSLETNFEQITETHNSMHNNLQSSLIQYEQNWDTTPKQSTVNPEFSAFPTTELKIKPELVENNDDLPLSPTSIDDSLSIEMSNLNQKLKKITANSSLSITLEPLESNRAIEPSVSLYSKTSVKSSMSITLQPKLKHNPSLTTNNSYPSVSLIPNIPSTSSAMYNISQHNSTQYEQKSASTSSIPNQLSSNNLIYPKFINNQMIKAISPIYKPNLLELSKSHEIRNPVIDTYYSLKSMPNDFNSNYSTNISECLIDENNSEDDCRVEEKDNGFIYEVSKTVTLPVSWTSIHNNKQNSTVFCQLNDLKETVKKVNFSNSLVPTILMYGKIYQHNIPIKTKIQLETLLKKIDNFQQCSGNDGCNHDECIGYFEPHLTDIDLCSVCQNIIKNQDMQKITTIIANKSKTIASLENKISERKLRVNEARKMLQKIKKNENNKVLYTLDPSGISNVMNHNEH; this is translated from the exons atgcatAAGTGTATTGTGTGTGGTAATATTTCTCATAATACTAGGTACACACGTCCTGAGGTTATTTATCATAC ATTCCCTAAGAATGAATATAAGAGGAGAAGGTGGCTTAAAGTTTTTGGATTTGAACAGTGTAATGATTGGCATCGTGTATGTAGTGATCATTTTTTAGAAGAAGACTATAGGCCTGGAGCAAAACGATTCTTATTGCCTAACACTATTCCCCAACCTTTTGATCAAAATTACAATGATGATAATTTTTCCAATAA TACTCTAAATGATGATGGGCAAATTAGCAGTAATGAATGTTTACCAATGAATCAAAATCTTGTAAT agaTGAACAAATTGaagaaattgttataaataattttgaatcgcCAAGACGGTCATCTAGAAAAATTAAACTTACTACAACTAATGAGGACATGAGCTATGAAAATATGCCGAGACTTCAAACTGAACGATTTGAGAGAAAAGTTCCTACATATATAACTAACGATATAGCTAATGAAAACAATCAATCAGTTCAAGTACCAGTTTATcag gatCACAGTTTGGGAAGTGGAATACGCTgttctattaaaaattgtagaaaCAGATCTTCAAAAAATCTCAGTTTCTTTGGCTACCCTAGTGATGTCAACATGAGAAAACTTTGGTTTGAAAAATGTGGATTAAAAGGCTTAGATCctactaaaaaagtaaaaagtactTTAAAAGTATGCGgccaacattttaaaaatgattgtttcGTGAATTCAGAAAAGCAGAACAGATTAAGATATGATGCTGTTCcaacattatttttagataatg ATACAAGTTtaatagatgaaaaaaatattccatcAACAAGTTCATCTAGCAATAATgggtttatttttatggataaaCCACCTTTTCTGTCTTCAAATTATAGTGAAAATGAAGAAACTAACCAACTTCCTAATGAATATGTTACGTACGAAGTTGGTTGTTCCATTAcg aaCACTAATAAACTTGTGTGTTGTGTACCAGGATGCATGGCTAATGCAAATACAAACAATTCTGAAAATCCTGATGTTCAATATTTCAGCCCAAACcag GGTTCTTTAGATGATTGGAGTTCAATATTAGGCTTAAAGTTAGTTGGGAACAGCCCTATTTGTGCAAATCATTTCAGACCCGAAGACATAATTTCTACCGAATTGAATATTAATGGTATAAGAAAATTAGTAAATGTACTACTAGGTGATGCTATGCCATTACCAATGCATTTTAATTCTATGCAGTCAACAACTACTACTAAGCAATTAGAAATTAACGATCTACCATTGAAAACATATGAAGGTAGAAAAAAAAGACCAagggctaataataataaaaaacatttgtcaacaaaaaaaatcagaaaaaatttaataa ATAAATCAAATACAACTACCGAGGCAATGTATATTTCTGGAAATGAAGATAATGTGTATACATCTGCTACAAATGGCACCCATAATTATGTTTCAACTTGtgatttaaatccaacattAGAATCAAATActgtaaaaactaataatctTCCGAAGAATATTGATAACGTTTCTACATCAAATACTTTCAAGTCATCCTTCATAGAAGTACTTCCAAAAATTTTAGCCAATAGTTCTCTATCTTTTCGTTTACAATCTAATGATGAGCAGTACACGAATAAAGAGATCTCAGCAATTGATAATAGTAAAGAAGTTGTTAAATCCTATAagccaatattaaaaaaaatactaactgAAAATATGTCTAACGTTTATAGTATGTATCCAACAACTTCAGATAACAgttctattattaattcaagTTCAGGAAAAACATGTCCCATTAATGTGTCTGATACGTCTCTGACTATTAGTGAAAAACCTGTAAAACCTGTTGTTGATTTTTCAATGGTAAAAATGGAACCAAATGATAATATGTCTGACTCATTAGAAAcaaattttgaacaaataacTGAAACTCATAATTCTATGCATAATAATCTACAATCGAGCTTGATACAGTATGAACAGAACTGGGATACAACACCAAAACAAAGTACAGTAAACCCAGAATTTAGTGCTTTTCCTACTAcagaactaaaaataaaacctgaactagttgaaaataatgatgatttaCCTCTTTCACCAACTTCTATTGATGATTCTTTATCCATTGAAATGTCAAATCTCAATCAAAAACTTAAGAAGATTACAGCTAACAGTTCGCTGTCCATTACTTTGGAACCATTGGAGAGTAATAGAGCAATAGAACCATCAGTtagtttatattcaaaaacttcTGTTAAAAGTTCTATGTCGATTACATTACAACCAAAACTTAAACATAACCCTTCTTTAACTACAAATAATAGTTATCCGTCTGTTtctttaatacctaatattccATCCACAAGTAGtgccatgtataatatatcacaacATAATTCAACACAATATGAACAGAAATCAGCTTCAACCTCAAGTATACCGAATCAACTGTCttccaataatttaatttatccaaaATTCATTAACAATCAAATGATAAAAGCTATCTCTCCCATATATAAGcctaatttattagaattatctAAATCTCATGAAATAAGAAATCCAGTCattgatacatattattcattaaagtCAATGCCAAatgattttaattcaaattatagtaCAAATATCTCAGAATGTTTAATTGATGAAAACAACTCTGAAGATGATTGTAGAGTTGAAGAAAAAGATAATGGATTTATTTACGAAGTTTCTAAAACTGTTACACTACCTGTATCTTGGacgagtatacataataataaacaaaactcAACAGTTTTTTgtcaattaaatgatttaaaggAAACTgtgaaaaaagttaatttttctaaCAGCTTGGTGCCAACTATACTAATGTATGGCAAGATATACCAACACAATATTCCTATTAAAACAAAGATTCAGCTGGaaacacttttaaaaaaaattgataacttTCAACAATGTTCTGGTAATGATGGATGTAATcatgatgaatgtattggttaTTTTGAACCTCATCTAACCGATATTGATTTGTGTTCTGtctgtcaaaatattattaaaaatcaagatatgcaaaaaattacaacaataattgcgaataaatcaaaaactattgCAAGTCTTGAAAACAAg atctcTGAAAGGAAATTAAGAGTAAATGAAGCCAGGAAAAtgttgcaaaaaataaaaaaaaatgaaaataataaggtATTATATACTTTGGATCCATCTGGAATTTCAAATGTTATGAATCATAATGAAcattaa
- the LOC132930786 gene encoding AP-1 complex subunit sigma-2 isoform X3: protein MHFMLLFSRQGKLRLQKWYVAHPDKVKKKITRELITTILARKPKMCSFLEWKELKIVYKRYASLYFCCAIEQNDNELLTLEIIHRYVELLDKYFGSVCELDIIFNFEKAYFILDELLLGGEIQETSKKNVLKAISAQDLLQEEETPQTFFEDHGLG, encoded by the exons atGCATTTCATGTTACTATTCAGTCGCCAAGGCAAGCTTCGGCTTCAAAAATGGTATGTTGCTCATCCCGACAAGGTGAAAAAGAAAATTACTAGAGAACTTATAACCACTATTTTAGCCAGAAAACCTAAAATGTGTAGTTTTCTTGAATggaaagaattaaaaattgtttacaaaag gtatgcAAGTCTGTATTTTTGTTGTGCTATTGAACAAAATGACAATGAACTCCTTACTTTGGAAATCATTCACCGTTATGTTGAATTATTAGACAAGTATTTTGGCAGT GTCTGTGAGCTGGATATAATATTCAACTTCGAAAAGGCATATTTTATACTGGATGAGTTATTATTGGGTGGGGAGATACAAGAGACTAGTAAGAAAAATGTACTCAAGGCTATTTCTGCTCAGGATCTTTTGCAAGAG GAAGAAACACCTCAAACCTTTTTCGAAGACCATGGCCTCGGTTAA
- the LOC132930786 gene encoding AP-1 complex subunit sigma-2 isoform X2 → MMHFMLLFSRQGKLRLQKWYVAHPDKVKKKITRELITTILARKPKMCSFLEWKELKIVYKRYASLYFCCAIEQNDNELLTLEIIHRYVELLDKYFGSVCELDIIFNFEKAYFILDELLLGGEIQETSKKNVLKAISAQDLLQEEEAVEGALKEIGLL, encoded by the exons ATG atGCATTTCATGTTACTATTCAGTCGCCAAGGCAAGCTTCGGCTTCAAAAATGGTATGTTGCTCATCCCGACAAGGTGAAAAAGAAAATTACTAGAGAACTTATAACCACTATTTTAGCCAGAAAACCTAAAATGTGTAGTTTTCTTGAATggaaagaattaaaaattgtttacaaaag gtatgcAAGTCTGTATTTTTGTTGTGCTATTGAACAAAATGACAATGAACTCCTTACTTTGGAAATCATTCACCGTTATGTTGAATTATTAGACAAGTATTTTGGCAGT GTCTGTGAGCTGGATATAATATTCAACTTCGAAAAGGCATATTTTATACTGGATGAGTTATTATTGGGTGGGGAGATACAAGAGACTAGTAAGAAAAATGTACTCAAGGCTATTTCTGCTCAGGATCTTTTGCAAGAG GAGGAGGCAGTCGAAGGCGCTCTGAAAGAGATTGGCCTGTTATGa
- the LOC132930786 gene encoding AP-1 complex subunit sigma-2 isoform X1 yields the protein MMHFMLLFSRQGKLRLQKWYVAHPDKVKKKITRELITTILARKPKMCSFLEWKELKIVYKRYASLYFCCAIEQNDNELLTLEIIHRYVELLDKYFGSVCELDIIFNFEKAYFILDELLLGGEIQETSKKNVLKAISAQDLLQEEETPQTFFEDHGLG from the exons ATG atGCATTTCATGTTACTATTCAGTCGCCAAGGCAAGCTTCGGCTTCAAAAATGGTATGTTGCTCATCCCGACAAGGTGAAAAAGAAAATTACTAGAGAACTTATAACCACTATTTTAGCCAGAAAACCTAAAATGTGTAGTTTTCTTGAATggaaagaattaaaaattgtttacaaaag gtatgcAAGTCTGTATTTTTGTTGTGCTATTGAACAAAATGACAATGAACTCCTTACTTTGGAAATCATTCACCGTTATGTTGAATTATTAGACAAGTATTTTGGCAGT GTCTGTGAGCTGGATATAATATTCAACTTCGAAAAGGCATATTTTATACTGGATGAGTTATTATTGGGTGGGGAGATACAAGAGACTAGTAAGAAAAATGTACTCAAGGCTATTTCTGCTCAGGATCTTTTGCAAGAG GAAGAAACACCTCAAACCTTTTTCGAAGACCATGGCCTCGGTTAA